One genomic region from Enoplosus armatus isolate fEnoArm2 chromosome 17, fEnoArm2.hap1, whole genome shotgun sequence encodes:
- the slc16a6b gene encoding solute carrier family 16 member 6b, whose amino-acid sequence MRVPHSQRCLGPNVYPEVPDGGWGWAVALAFFVVEVCTYGTLKSLGVFLQDLMEEFGESNSRVSWVISICVFIFTFTAPLSMMLSNRFGYRPVVMVGGFLISLGTVTSAFASSINEMYITIGFVSGLGYCLTFLPTVTILAQYFSRRRALATSVASSGESFAMFAFAPALTTLKEHIGWRYCLVVLGILQASVIGCGLLLRPIIIMPPPAKEDDESDKESLSLKQLQTVYELENEQTRTSIRSGVSQGSDDSGVTSLSASNVDLRTAGAESKALIGGGVQGKEGQEPSLSTLPNPAKEKDEGELAEVEAGSLQPSSPKLLDFSVLKDGAFICYSLFGLFATLGFFAPQLYIIDLSKSRGVGPTMASYMLSVMAVAEIFGRLSIGVVLNKVRCRKTLVLLGCVILLCLVLVAFTIVWEFWGLVVCCALYGYFMGTVGSTHIPMLAEEDVVGIQKMASSVGVYVFIQSFAGLAGPPLGGALVDATENYGAAFYSCAVGMGLSAICLALVGPAKSGMCQRSSRSQEERGLQLSRGTEEEEKTSQDSDQSDFLDVDLAPEDSPVRQAVDRGSASVI is encoded by the exons ATGAGGGTGCCCCATTCCCAGCGTTGTTTGGGTCCAAATGTTTACCCAGAGGTGCCCGATGGCGGCTGGGGCTGGGCTGTGGCCCTGGCCTTCTTCGTGGTGGAGGTCTGCACCTATGGGACCCTCAAGAGCCTGGGTGTCTTCCTCCAGGATCTGATGGAAGAGTTTGGGGAGAGCAACAGCCGAGTGTCATGGGTCATCTCCATCTGCGTCTTCATCTTTACCTTCACTG CCCCCCTGTCCATGATGCTGAGCAACCGCTTCGGCTATCGTCCAGTGGTAATGGTGGGAGGCTTCCTCATCAGCCTGGGAACCGTCACCTCCGCCTTCGCCAGCTCCATCAACGAGATGTACATCACCATCGGCTTTGTTTCAG GCCTTGGCTACTGCCTCACCTTCCTCCCCACTGTCACCATCCTAGCCCAGTACTTCTCCAGAAGGCGAGCCCTCGCCACCTCCGTCGCTTCCTCCGGAGAATCCTTCGCCATGTTTGCATTTGCTCCAG CCTTAACTACACTGAAGGAACACATTGGCTGGCGCTACTGTCTGGTTGTCCTCGGCATCTTACAGgcctctgtgattggctgcggGCTTCTCCTTCGTCCAATCATTATTATGCCGCCACCTGCAAAGGAGGACGATGAATCGGACAAAGAGTCTCTCTCCctgaagcagctgcagactgTCTATGAGCTGGAGAACGAACAAACCAGAACCTCCATCCGTTCAGGGGTCTCGCAGGGCTCGGACGACTCAGGGgtcacctccctctctgcttcaaACGTAGACCTGAGGACTGCAGGAGCCGAAAGCAAGGCTCtcattggggggggggtgcagggcAAGGAGGGCCAGGAGCCGTCACTGTCCACACTTCCCAACCCCGCCAAGGAGAAGGATGAGGGGGAACTGGCGGAGGTGGAAGCGGGTTCTCTCCAGCCCTCCAGTCCCAAACTCCTGGACTTCTCTGTGCTTAAAGACGGTGCCTTCATCTGCTACTCCCTCTTCGGCTTGTTCGCCACTCTGGGCTTCTTCGCCCCGCAGCTCTACATCATTGATCTGAGCAAGAGCCGGGGCGTCGGGCCCACCATGGCCTCCTACATGCTCTCTGTGATGGCCGTGGCCGAGATCTTCGGACGCTTGTCCATCGGGGTGGTGTTGAACAAAGTCCGCTGCAGGAAGACCCTGGTGCTGCTGGGCTGTGTGATTCTGCTGTGCCTGGTGCTGGTGGCCTTCACTATCGTGTGGGAGTTCTGGGGCCTTGTGGTCTGCTGCGCCCTCTACGGCTACTTCATGGGCACCGTGGGCTCCACTCACATCCCCATGTTGGCTGAGGAGGACGTGGTGGGCATCCAGAAGATGGCGTCCTCAGTGGGAGTGTACGTCTTCATCCAGAGCTTCGCTGGGCTGGCAGGGCCGCCGCTAGGAG GTGCGTTGGTGGATGCCACAGAGAACTACGGCGCTGCCTTCTACTCCTGCGCGGTGGGAATGGGCCTCAGCGCCATATGCCTGGCTCTGGTCGGCCCGGCCAAGTCCGGCATGTGCCAAAGAAGTAGCAGAAGCCAAGAGGAGAGAGGCCTGCAGCTATCAAGggggacagaggaagaggagaaaacgTCTCAGGACAGCGACCAGTCTGACTTTTTGGATGTGGACTTGGCTCCGGAGGACAGTCCGGTCAGACAGGCCGTGGATCGGGGCAGTGCCTCTGTAATATGA